The following are from one region of the Phycisphaerales bacterium genome:
- a CDS encoding GC-type dockerin domain-anchored protein — protein MQIRTIAAAAALVSVSGLALAQEFYTIPVGQGFADDISNTGVVSGSSGFGEQYFMWTADTGSMQIGGVTPGLGVGGQGKISADGLFISGTTFNADQGWHEMSRYDVAAGEWTGFGMIPGVGTQIDAEVSSGWAISGDGRHVVGLGWTSLGTADTHVMKWTEGVGVIDIGTMADGQSARANGVSHDGEVIVGWQDAPDGFRQGSVWIDGVQTLITDDMGTQLSEAMDVSDDGVWAFGIAFGGLFDPTDTWRFNTSTGELQTIPRLAVGADSRMAAAAVNHDGSLAGGGTWGFGSPASFGRGFVWQEGVGTTSVADFLDSKGVSYPAGYTFAFVSAISPDGNWMAGWGYPDTLRNLQTWVVRLDASCPADFDGDGDLTLFDFLAFQNAFDAGEAAADFDGDGELTLFDFLAFQNAFDAGCE, from the coding sequence ATGCAGATTCGAACCATTGCAGCGGCCGCCGCCCTGGTGTCGGTGTCCGGCCTGGCACTCGCCCAGGAGTTCTACACCATTCCCGTCGGCCAGGGCTTTGCCGACGACATCAGCAACACCGGCGTCGTCAGCGGCTCGAGCGGCTTCGGCGAGCAGTACTTCATGTGGACCGCCGACACCGGCTCGATGCAGATCGGTGGCGTCACCCCGGGCTTGGGCGTTGGCGGCCAGGGCAAGATCTCTGCCGACGGCCTCTTCATCAGCGGTACCACGTTCAATGCCGATCAGGGCTGGCACGAGATGTCGCGCTATGACGTCGCCGCCGGCGAGTGGACCGGCTTCGGCATGATCCCCGGCGTTGGCACGCAGATCGATGCCGAGGTCTCCAGCGGCTGGGCCATCTCGGGCGACGGCCGCCACGTCGTCGGGCTCGGCTGGACCAGCCTGGGCACCGCCGACACCCACGTCATGAAGTGGACCGAGGGCGTGGGCGTCATCGACATCGGCACCATGGCCGACGGCCAGTCGGCCCGCGCCAACGGCGTCAGCCACGACGGCGAGGTCATCGTCGGCTGGCAGGACGCGCCCGACGGCTTCCGCCAGGGCTCGGTCTGGATCGACGGCGTGCAGACGCTGATCACCGACGACATGGGCACCCAGCTCTCCGAGGCCATGGACGTCTCGGACGACGGCGTCTGGGCCTTCGGCATCGCCTTCGGCGGCCTGTTCGATCCCACCGACACGTGGCGCTTTAACACCAGCACCGGTGAGTTGCAGACCATCCCTCGCCTGGCGGTGGGCGCCGACAGCCGCATGGCCGCGGCGGCGGTCAACCACGACGGTTCGCTCGCCGGCGGCGGCACCTGGGGCTTCGGCTCCCCGGCCAGCTTCGGCCGCGGCTTTGTCTGGCAAGAGGGCGTGGGCACCACATCGGTGGCCGACTTCCTCGACAGCAAGGGCGTCAGCTACCCCGCGGGCTACACCTTCGCGTTCGTGAGCGCGATCTCGCCCGATGGCAACTGGATGGCCGGCTGGGGCTACCCCGACACCCTACGCAACCTCCAGACCTGGGTGGTCCGCCTGGACGCGTCGTGCCCGGCCGACTTCGATGGCGATGGTGATTTGACCCTGTTCGACTTCCTCGCGTTCCAGAACGCTTTTGACGCCGGCGAAGCTGCCGCCGATTTCGATGGCGACGGCGAGTTGACCCTCTTCGACTTCCTGGCGTTCCAGAACGCCTTCGACGCCGGCTGCGAGTAA